From the genome of Ostrinia nubilalis chromosome 1, ilOstNubi1.1, whole genome shotgun sequence:
ATCCGATCACGAACAGCGTCGAGGTACAGAATATTTATAGATTTGTTTCGAAACTTGCTCTAAACGCATTGTCCCTCGTTGTTTAGTCACGAGCCAACCCAGACTCCTCTAAGAATTTGAGCAAATCGCCGTCATCCGGCCCCAGGGCGAATTAGCCAGTGTCATAACGTAAGTCCGTTTGTTTGAATTAGTTAAGGGAATTAAGCGAGGTATATGCATATTGGACTGACAACCTTGAGTTGTGTGGTTTTACATTACTTCATCAATGTTGGTTTTTTAATGTACAAGgatgtacataatatctttcGGTATGAATTGTAGAGTCGAGCTGTTTGATGCCAGATGATACAATATTTGTATTGTTCCTTTGTTTTTAGATATGGTGGAGTCCATGTCCTAGCAGAGAGTGTCCTGATGAAGACGAGACGGTGGATTTCGTTTTGGACCGCTGCGTAGACCATTGCAAGTTAACCAGGCCTACCGATCCTCCAGCTACGGAGCCAGCTGAAGATGATGACAAAGACGACCTGGATTTTCACATCAGCCATAAGATAGCACTTAAGTAAATAtttgtttcatatttattattcaaatacaAGAACGCATTTGTGTAACAAAAGGATGCGTAATTTTTCTCGTAATGCTCTTAGTAATCGTGATAACGTTTTATTGCTGTTGACATCCGAGTTAACATCAAATGATTTGTAACGTTGTTTATAAGCCTTCCgaaaaacataatataattttctttgaattaTTTAGTTAAGACTTTTGCATTTATGAATACCTATTcctactgtttttattttcagttttctCAATATGACAGAAGATGAAGAAGATGATTTCAATGATGCAGCGTTTTTCCTCATAGAAGTTCACGATGATTTAGGGGAGCCGAAAGAGCAACTTGGCATTGAAATGGAACGTGtaagtaaatacataaacaCACATTTAGCATAAAATGTACAAAATCAAAGTGTACCGTTAATTTTTAGGACGAAGATGATCCAGTAACGGACTTTAGATCTAGATTTGGCGAGAAACTTCTGATAGCTCAAGGCGTAAACATAACAGCGTTAGACAAAGAAGACTTAAGGTGTGGTGGTCTTGTGATGTTGCATAATATGACTAAGCTGTCTCAACAACGTCTTGAAATACTCTCAGCCGACTGCATGGTCCAAAAGTGTGATTTTAGGTGAGACAAACCTTTACTATCAGTGCACAGTGCACACGCACGGAATATTCAAGTGTCAAGTATATTTGATTGTATCACTAATGTTATTTGTCAACTAACATGTTTATCTAGTTTACTCAAATGGTAGATATCTAAAAGTAAATTATGATTGGAATATTACAGGAGAGGCGGGCCCGAGATATGTCCACCGGATTATAAGGAGAGCGATGATAAGACGTTCTACATTTACTTTTTCCTGAGATTCATGGGCACTATAATGTTGTCTGCTGGTGTGACCATCATGGATCCGATAGCGCTGACAATGATACAGAAATACGGCGGTGATTTTGGGAGGGAGAGATTGTTTTCTAGTATTGGTATGGCCATATTCTCGCCCATCACAGGCATGCTTATAGATATGAGGAGTAAACAAGTCGGTAAGTACGATGCGGCGTGGCATCTCATAATCGTTATCTATTGTGTCAATAGTAAACTTAATGTTTACATCGACTTCTCGATTGCAGGATACACTGACTATTCAGCTGCATTCTACACGTATGATGCTTTACTTTTGATATCAGCATTAACAGTAGCCGTGATGCCACTTGGAGCGAAGTTGCCAGCTGATAACTTGATGAGAGATTTGATTAACATTATCAAGATGCCccatattataattttcattttcttcCTTTTTGCTTTGGGCAACTTTTGGGGATTCATCGAGTCTTACCTCTTcatttatttgaaagaattgGGCGCACCAAATTTCTTATTAGGTAAGTTATAGTTAAATTTAATTCTAACTTATAtcttactagctgtgcccgcgacttcgtccgcgtggaataatgactttgggtaggcacttttaataatttagtctaattattttacaaatagcttttgcccgcgacttcgtccgcggagaagtcgaaaacgttctcatacgatttttaaatgtttttaacgttattatctaaatgtttgaatacttataaaatactagctttccgcccgcggcttcgcccgcgtggaattttgactgtcacagaaaaactttatcgcgcccgtccctgtttcaaaaaccgggataaaaactatcctatgttctttcccgggactcaaactatctctatgccaaatttcatcaaaatcggttgcgaggtttaagcgggaaagcgtaacagacagacagacagacagacagacagacagacagacagacagacagagttactttcgcatttataatattagttgggattcttTTTATACTAGAtacattgaaataaattcaCGAGGCAACATCTAATGAGCGTTCTTGACGCATACTACAAAAATTGCGTAGATGCACTTCAACGATAAAATCAAAGCCATTACCAATGTTCTATGCACCAGATTAAATAATCACTTACCCGGTAGTCTGACGTCACGTACGTCTATTACAATCAGGCTGCAATCTCTTCATCTTCCCACGGGCTATCTGCGATCAGTCCTTGAGTCATTACATGAGTGTCTGTACAGGAATAACCGTGACCGTGGGCACTCTGAGCAGCATCCCGTTCCTTTATGGAGCGGACGCCATCACGGCGAGGATCGGCCACGTCAACGTCATCATTGTAGCCTTCTTCTCGCATGCGGCCAGGCTCGTCGGATATTCTTTCATTGAGTAAGTGGAACGGTGATAATAAGTTGTTTCTATCAATGTCTAGCTCCAAACtgaccttaacttcgaactcctcctactcgtatgttcttctgattaatttcgttgcgggtcaaatgacagtttaacttttccccgggacagacttgaccttcactggttgggttttcattggcggtcaagctgtagatcctggctacacaggagttgcagcggtgggaacgagaggtgggaattgtCCCGTATTAGCTCCAAACTGAGTAGAGTTTTTACTACGGCGACTATAACTTCAAGTCATTTACTCTGGGTAAGAGTGCAGCTGCACTAATACTTGGTCCTAGCGGTGTCTAAACTCACAATCACACGTggtataggtaggtagtttGGTGCTCGTCAAAAGCGGCTAATTGGCCGCCTTAATCATTGCATTGATAAAGTTTGTTCcaaagtatgtacctacctatcattAGCCACTTTGAACATTTGGGTAAGCGAAATTAGACTCAGTTTAGTTATGTTTAAAGAACTTTTCATAACGTAATCGTCATAAATTTTAGTTCACTGCAGTTAGTGTCTGGAAGAGTTTTCTACTAATAAAAAGGTGCTTGTATTCGTCCTTTTCCATTAAAACAGCATTTGCAGGATTAATGTATTTACAACGACGCTGCATTGTCAAGTTTATGAGCACAATGATACTACGTGGGAGTACTTGAGTAGGGCAACGAGTACTTCATAAATCGTTGGATTAGGAACTGTAAAATGGCGCTAAGGTTTTATTACATTGACTTGACCGACAAAGACCTATTACGGacttatgcctgttttcaccatcaatccctaatttttaagtgacccctatgaaaacaaaactcctgttatgtgttagCAAAGGGgcaacttaaaaattaaggattgatggtgaaaacggccatTAGACACTTAAAACTCGATTCAAATTCTAGTATATTTTCTATCCTGTGATTGGTCTAATCTAAACCAACTAAAATGTTTGGGAGCAAACGCTGCATTTATTATTTAAGCACCTCCTGATTATATGATAATGATCATTTAACAGTTTCACTGTAACATTCCAGGAACTCCTGGTGGTGTTTCCCGTTTGAAGCCATGGAATCACTGTCAGTGCATTTGATGTGGGTGGCGGCGGCGACGTACTGCGCCATGCTTGCTCCGAAGAGTCTGCTGGCGACACTGATCGGAGTTCTAGGGATGGCGCATTTCAGTCTTGGTGAGTGAATGTAGAGATAgatatcaataaattaaattaaattgatatctACTCCTCAATTACTAGGGTTTCAAACAACAGAGTTTCTAGAAgcgataaataaaacaatcagATTAGACTAATTTGATCTCTGCTCCTCAGTTTTAATAGCGTTCCAAACAATAGCGTCTCTAATagcggtaaataaaataatgataaaggGGCTGTCTGTGTGTAATAGTAGACATACAAATACAAGTTCACAACTATCAATTTGTATGTTAACGACCGCGACACGATACACACAAAGTTGTGTAGGAGAGGAGTTCATCTTGATAGAAATAATGAAACTAACTATTAAAGAAATTCTCCTTCCTAAACTAAGGTAATAAAagataatgaaaatgaaaaaattaCTTGGCACTTACTTTACTTGACTTCACAGTCAAATCAAAGTAAAGTTATATGAGTGCAGCTCCCTCAGaacgtaaataataaaaatgaaaacgaTAAAACTCTTCAGTGAATCCTATTGCAAACATCGAAAAATCTATATGAAACAATATGATAATTTGTTTTACGATTAGTAGGCGTTAAATGTAATCTGGCAGCGAAGTAGATAACGTTTACGTCATAATGTAagaacaaaattaaacaagGAAAGACAATAATAGTGACAGAAAGCTACTAattatgatttgatttgatacaaTGTTGAAAAGCGATCCACTACCAGTTAATCATagtattaaaaattaagaagcaaaaattattgaaaatgtttCACTTCTCTAAAAAGCAAAACATAAACGTCGCTTCCAAAACAAGGACTAAACAAAGATAGTATTTGTCTTATTATATTTACATGTACCTAACTAACTTAGTTTAGTGTTTAGTTTAAGATCAAGCCAACGCAACGTCAGGCGATTTTGTATCAAGAATTTTAGTTACACTtgaaataaatttcagtttgctAATTAGGCtgatttaaaatgatttttagtAAGCAGATTTTAAGATctttaaatcaatttaaatttatttctcaGGAAGAGGCAGTGGCAGTTTTGGAGGTGGTCTCCTCATCGCAACCCTGGGAACAAGAGAAGCGTTCCGCTACATGGGCTTAATAGCCTTCCTTGGGGGTGTGCTTTATGGCCTCTTGCATTACTTCTGGCTGAGGCACATCAACATGACAGGGATGGAAGATGCGTGCGACCAGGATACAGGTAAAGAACCAATCCTGAAAGCGTTTtatacgaaaaaatattttttagattaAAGGAAAAATCGAGTGGTGCCGAACCAAATCATAACTTATATCGCTAGCAAATTAAATTTTCAGGAGGCACAAAaactttcttcttcttccttcTAGAAATCTAGACCTTTATCAATATTTGGAGTCGGCTCACAAAAACTTGATGATGATTAAAAtaatcgtttttttttaaatgtaattgtcTTTTAGAAAGTGGAGAAGGTGACAAGCTGAATGGGGAGCCGCTGCGGAAAGATGCTGAAACCATGATATCGCTTGAAAGACTGCACATGATCACACGCTTCAATCCTTTGGGTTCTCTACACTCTCTGCCAAGAGGTTCTCGTTCTAGGGTAAGAAAATTTGTTTACTAGAGTGCAGTATCAACCAGCTGCATGTCGTTTTCATCTCAAATCGACTTAAAGTTATCAGACCGCTGATTCAGTTTAACAATgctgtttacattatttttatggaTACAGACagacttaagtaagatggtggtagttaGCCAGAtgaatttagaacaaattttactATCAACCAAATCGAGCAGACAATTTTGGTTCCTCTGGGAATCTAATCCAGGACCTGTAGTGACCACCACTATTGCACCGCATTGCCAGTTATTGAAGTGCCAGCGCTTTACCGCTGCTTTTTTCCTTTTATATTCTTTTAACTCAGTATTTATATAAATTTTCCTTTCAGTTCTCCCAGGGTGACATAAACGAGCCGTGCCGAAGTCGGAGTGGCAGCAACgcacagcggcgcgggagcaaCTACGAAGGCTCCGCCTCCAAGGTCGACCTGCTCAGATCAGCTCTGGAGATCAACCACCAGAACACCAAGAGCCACATATCCAACCCCGTTCTGTCTTTCTCTAACAGACACCAGTATCATTATAAGGTaagaagttttgtaaaataagttTGTATGACAGAGAattatagcacagaataagtaatagtacaggtacagaaggattactccgcaagacgatttaaataaatgcgagtcttgctacgacgcgatacagtggaattcagctcgcacagcactacgtacctacaattttattcacctacaagttttgtctctttctatcgcgtgcctctgaactcttcttacgctgttagggttgctgtctagtagtgtctagtaaaaaaataattaatctacttatttgtaatgaggtacgtatgtaggtaagtacgcattcattatggaaaaccttgggagaggcctttgtccagcagtggacgtcattaattggctgaaacgaacgaacgcattctgagcagtagtcatggtaggttaggttcctatactatcctaagaattattgattacctacatggccaacataccttacagcatctttgggaagcgaaaaaaaagataaatccggtagatttcttttcgaatttaaacacccgaacgccgcacaataatatttctttctctttatgtccatttttaaataatacttcgatcataaaattaggtactacaacgcacgccagcgtcctgacgggcgcgcgcgtgacactcgactgatataatacccgccggcggggcgcttcgctgtaggtaattatcggatgtaccgcgcggagtgagccaggcctgattATAGGTAGTTAGATTAGATACTAAAGACGTTCATCaaattttcgtcaattgatttataattttatacagtgtgagtcacgttaaagtgtacatatgaaaatagatgaaactagacctatttttatcgacaaaaaagaggtcaaaatttttttgagattttttttttattttttatagaattttttgtcttccaattacttattgtaaagaaatcgtaataacttttaaactaagctgtatatcctgataaaataaaaacagtaataatgctaaataacaggcaatactaaaaaaatacataaaatacacaaaaaaggccaacaaataataaaaaatgatactttttgaaaaaaatctgcttaaaaattcgtgtttttttggttatttgataaatttctccaaaaaatgcccctataacaggtggtttttattactttgtattattctctatcgtattatctttgtaaaaccaaaaatcgcatgtctctatccctattacaacatttgctatgatcgtttgaacaaaggcctgccacaacatttttctccgctacagttagagacaattttaattttaactaaaatgcttattttactttgaaatcttttgtttttatttgaaatctaacttgtctttatcaaaataacaaatctagagccattttcagtttcgttgttaacgaagcgttgaatggcgcgcccggagaggcttagttcaaacgatcattgcaaacgttgtgatagggatagagacatgcgatttttcgttttacgaaggtaatacgatagaaaataatacaaagtaataaaaaccaccggttataggggcattttttggagaaatttatcaaataaccaaaaaaacacgaatttaaaagcagatttttttaaaaagtttaattttttattattttttggccttttttatgtattttatgtatttttttagtattgcctgttatttagcattattactgtttttattttatcaggatataccgcttagtttaatagttattacgttttctttacaataagtaattggaagaaaaaaaattctataaaaaataaaaaaaaaatctcaaaaaatttttgacctcttttttgtcgataaaaataggtctagtttcatctattttcatatgtacactttaacgtgactcacactgtattgttcagaataatacaggatgttaggtaaatgggtaatcagtaaatgaagatatcagttttctgactttaccataccatttatatgcccatgttaacatgggctagtgtcggctcatatacccatttacctaacaccctgtatttcgggttattccgtattcgacccatgacaactcgacccatttcttcactcatcccaaattagtattcctagctcaacccattacaTAATTTTTCATGGCACATGACTAAAACTTTAACTACCCTTTAGACTTAATGAGACTATTTAACCTATTTAATTAGAGTTAATGAAAACCACACACATGATTTCAAATGACCACAAAGTGAGTGAGGGGGTTAGGCAGACTTTTACATCTCAcgtttgtatgttttttttgcaAATGTTAACCACTCCAAAATATGCATAGTATACTTACTATGGTATTCTGGGATGAACCTTCGAGAATGATTCTAGAAAAGCCTACAAAAACCAAGGTCTGTAGGTaatgataaataattaacaatgtTCATCTTCAAGGGTATCTTATCACGATTTCAGGTTCAAGTTCCTTTTATCGAAACGAAAGGAAACATAGTCTTTACTATAAATACCGTCACATAATTCAGTAGTAAATAGTCGGAAACCTTGCAATTTTACTATTTGCACTGTCAGTCTCTAGATTATGACGTGGTACTTGTAATTTACGACAgggtttaattaaattttgattaagattgTTAATGTTTTCTCTATTTTGCCCACATTTGTTGTAAAAAAATTCAGATGATAAGTTTCTTGGTTGTTTTTTTCAGCAATGCTCACTAACTTTTGTTGTAACTTTTCTTCAGATGATAAGTTTGTTGGTTGTTACTTTCAGCAAGCTCACAGCGCCCCCAAACTGGCGTTAGTGGGACTAACTCAACGGAACAACATATCCCAGCCTGTGCTCTCAGAGTTTGACCCTAGAAGGAGGGACTCTATCCCCGAGGAACCTGAAGAAGACCGTCTAGCCGTCCCTGCAAAGCCTTCCAAGACTAAAAGTGACAATCTACCACCACCCCCCACTTACGCTGAAGCCATAAACGAGCATAGGAAGAGCTGGCATTCAGATGATAGCACGCCAACCTAGAACTCACCAACCTTCAGTCCCGAAGAAGTAACTTGAAGCATTCTGGGATCTGTTTCACCAATAAGTAGCCAGATCGTTTCGTAAAAATTATCTGAACTTCAAATGGGAATCAGGCGTTTAATGCAGTTTGAAATTGATTAAATTAGGCTGCTTCTATACATTTAGAGCTTATTTTGGTCCTGCAAACGGTTTAGAGttctaaattattatattttaacgcTTTCACAGATACAGTAAAACATAAAAACGaagataaagttaaaattttgtaaaatatgagACATAGGTTTTAATTTCTACGCATTATTAACTTTTGTATTATGAAAATAGCATACTTCAAAaggctttaatttatttaagttgTAGATAGTTATgctgtatgtacctattgttGTGAACATTTTCTATCCATCCTTTCTTACACAacgttaaataaataagttttgttattgtgtgtaattttatttaaccgttattatgtagtaggtagataaaatatctttataaaatatttatttaagttactccatcttattttatttttatgcattaTAAGACCTAAAAGTTGTCGAAACTAACCCGTTACCTACTACCACAGACCACAACCTGTGGTGTGGTCTGTTCCTACTAcaatattctttttttaaatgcaataaaatatggTTCCTCGAATAATCTTCATACTCAAGCTGTATGATTTCACGcctatttcaaaatttttgaattAGGAACTGTTTAAGTTTGCTGAAATTTTTCACTAGAGGTCGCAACATTCACGGTCTGTGATTGGTTGGCTTACAGTATTCATCGGTACATTtacaaaagatttaaaaaagtatGGCCGCCGtcggtattttattaaaacgattttcGGCTTTTTGAATTGTGTGTGTGCATTCGTAGTAAAGTTTTATGTGCTAgaaaataacaacaatgttgAAAGTGTGGAATTGTAATTGATCCTAATAATACTGTGAAAATAGTGTTCTGTGTTAGTGTAGTACTTGGCGATGAGTTCAAACGTGATACGGAGCCGAGTTGCAGTTGCAAGGTAACtaagtgaaatatttttaaaatcctGTTTGCCTCTATTTATTTGCTAGAAGGTATTTTACGTGTATTCGTGTGTAATGTTTTCAAGTGacaactgaaaaaatattttctcattGTCAGgcaaacgtagaaaaataaaatccaACTTTTTCTCGTCatcttataataatgtaaataatattaataaataataataattaaatatacaGTAATTTTAAATCACTTTTTAGTTTGGTACTAAATAAAATTGCTATCTTTGTCTTCGAGCTAAATGCATAAAAACATTATTTGGATTATTCAAGATGAATCGCAGTCAGTCTGGTCGGTTTTCAAGAAGTATTTTCTGGCTATTCCATTTTTGTCGACGACGTCGTACGCGGCTTGCATTACTGAATCTGAAGGGGTCTGGTCTCTCGTTAATATCCACGCGTAGCCTGGAAGGAACGAAAGGagataaatgtattatttaaagCAGTATATAGGTACGAAACTGCGGTCTCCGACCCGCCTGACAAACGTGAAGATTATAGTAAAATACTCCACTAAAgcacggattagcaagctgaagtggcaatgggcagggcacatagtacgcagaactgacggccgatggggcagcaaggttttggagtggaggccacgtaccggaaaacgcagcgtgggacgtccacccacaaggtggaccgacgacctgataaggtagcaggaaggcgctggatgcaggccgctaccaaccgtgcgatgtggaagtcattgggggaggcctatgttcagcagtggacgtcctatggctgaaatgattatgatgatgaatactCCACTAAAGTGGAGGTAGAGGCTCTTAtgccagcagtggactgtaaagggctgttgatagGTAAGTACGTTGGGATAAAGCTCCCACTCCCACACACAGCCAGGGCAATTATtgttgactgccaataaaaatcGATGAAAGATCAGTTGTTTTCGCtgacataatataaatacaaaaaaaaatattactgcaACTTAGTATCTCAAATGACACAGCAAAATGTAATTCCTACCATAAAATGATGAGCAATTTACGAACCACGCTGGGCTGTATCGGTTATTCGGTGAGTTATTTCAGCATAGGAACTTAAATTGATTGTTAATCGAATCGTGTTTATTGACAAAATAGTCGGGACTAAGTAATTAACAATTCAACACCTCGAACGGATAGATACTGGGCTAGACTCATTATCTGCTTGACCGATTCTAAAAGCGATCTTTTCCTTATACCCTGTACATATCTTTTCATTGTACTTATAcgttatttaagttattttttcaattaaattcaCTCAAATTGGAATCAAGAGGTCGAATAAGAGTCAACCCAATTTGATGGATGGACTAAAATTACAAGTTAAAGATTTAGCTTctgtttaattttcttttatgaaCCCTCTGAAGGCGGTGATGATCCCTCTAGCAGTAAAATTCTGACGATACTACAATTCTGGCAGTATAGCTGCAATTTCCCAAGGATCCGCTTAGTTCGTTAACGTTTTAATGGAAAATATGCCCTTAACTTTTTTTTGACCGGCTATTCTGGTTCTATGAAGTTCCATTAACACTacgaccggtaccgatctattgtgatcgccactattttccttacagttcgccacTATTTTCCTTACaattcgcctccgagtcctgcatccagtAGGTAGTGCCAGTATatgtatcttttggggggcgatatgttttacaccttgtgggcttaggatgtatTTGCCCAgatgtaagctccgcttgcgtaTCAAatgtccgcagtccgtgagaatgtgtagtgcctgcacgttcttgttttAGACAGTCCCATGGtagacaagtgcttgtttaagctgcagtgtccagggagggctcgaactaagatgctggttttttacttacttaaatGCCTCTATGAGACCTACCTCACCCACTTTTGGGCAGAAAACCCACTGGGCGCGTGTGGGAAAGTTACCGCAAGTCTGCCAGCTAAGCCAGCTTCATTAGAATTTAGTAAGGAACTGCTCAGGTTTTACTTACTTAAATTGAACAAGCCGAAACTGATACAGCTGTTGACTACGGCATAGCCGGTGTAGTCTGTGCCTACTATGAGGTAGGGAGCAGCAAACCCGTTGGGGGCGAGTGGGAAAGATACTGCCAGTCTCCCTTCGTTGGGGTTCTCTAGGGTGCCGACCAGCTCGATGGAGGTTTTCTTGTTGCCTTTCCTGGAAATTGTTGAATGTTTTTTATTAGCAAGTTACTGTGAATTTAACTTTAACAGGTACTTGGGATAATGACTTTGATGATTGATGAATTACTACCCTAAAAGTTCAGCCTCTAGTGGCTTGCACCATCTgactttaaatttatttttacttttaaaatctgtaaactccatacaaaaagcaccggttatcgtcatagttaccgctaaagttagatggtgtaactcagcctaagtttgaTTAAAACGACGTGGGCAGTGGATTGCTAACTTAATTTCTGATTttcatcaataaataattaggcaGGCCTAATTGGGCGCCGAATAATCAAACCTACATTATTATGCTTCGCACGCATTTGATACCCTTCTAGGTATATCTGTGCCTGATAGACGTACAATAAGTACATACATAATGCATGTCTCACACGTCTTTAAAGATGtaacttattaattattatctatACTATTCCAGGGAGTCAGGGACGTTTACTTTGAAGGTTTTCGAGTTTAAGAACCGATTTAGATGACATTTGgtatagatatagt
Proteins encoded in this window:
- the LOC135085178 gene encoding uncharacterized protein LOC135085178, whose translation is MAKTQDDSKKSDDDQTMEGDSDEELGWVARLMVRMRINPNLIMLKVTLFVMYGATASLLPYLTIHMQSIGLTVPEISFVYLALPFTTFLSPPVTGFLVDRFGEYKPVVITALILNAGFHHSLLLIPHQETPGVMPSAYVMRHPITNSVEIWWSPCPSRECPDEDETVDFVLDRCVDHCKLTRPTDPPATEPAEDDDKDDLDFHISHKIALNFLNMTEDEEDDFNDAAFFLIEVHDDLGEPKEQLGIEMERDEDDPVTDFRSRFGEKLLIAQGVNITALDKEDLRCGGLVMLHNMTKLSQQRLEILSADCMVQKCDFRRGGPEICPPDYKESDDKTFYIYFFLRFMGTIMLSAGVTIMDPIALTMIQKYGGDFGRERLFSSIGMAIFSPITGMLIDMRSKQVGYTDYSAAFYTYDALLLISALTVAVMPLGAKLPADNLMRDLINIIKMPHIIIFIFFLFALGNFWGFIESYLFIYLKELGAPNFLLGITVTVGTLSSIPFLYGADAITARIGHVNVIIVAFFSHAARLVGYSFIENSWWCFPFEAMESLSVHLMWVAAATYCAMLAPKSLLATLIGVLGMAHFSLGRGSGSFGGGLLIATLGTREAFRYMGLIAFLGGVLYGLLHYFWLRHINMTGMEDACDQDTESGEGDKLNGEPLRKDAETMISLERLHMITRFNPLGSLHSLPRGSRSRFSQGDINEPCRSRSGSNAQRRGSNYEGSASKVDLLRSALEINHQNTKSHISNPVLSFSNRHQYHYKQAHSAPKLALVGLTQRNNISQPVLSEFDPRRRDSIPEEPEEDRLAVPAKPSKTKSDNLPPPPTYAEAINEHRKSWHSDDSTPT
- the LOC135075106 gene encoding apolipoprotein D-like isoform X2; amino-acid sequence: MSLIKKIVVFLCGVISLDMCAAQVLLPGSCPNVSVVQDFNASQYLGKWYEQEKYFFIFELGGKCVIAEYEDKGNGTISVKNEEINVLKGNKKTSIELVGTLENPNEGRLAVSFPLAPNGFAAPYLIVGTDYTGYAVVNSCISFGLFNLSYAWILTRDQTPSDSVMQAAYDVVDKNGIARKYFLKTDQTDCDSS
- the LOC135075106 gene encoding apolipoprotein D-like isoform X1 produces the protein MMSLIKKIVVFLCGVISLDMCAAQVLLPGSCPNVSVVQDFNASQYLGKWYEQEKYFFIFELGGKCVIAEYEDKGNGTISVKNEEINVLKGNKKTSIELVGTLENPNEGRLAVSFPLAPNGFAAPYLIVGTDYTGYAVVNSCISFGLFNLSYAWILTRDQTPSDSVMQAAYDVVDKNGIARKYFLKTDQTDCDSS